In Actinoplanes octamycinicus, the genomic window TTGAGGCTCAGACGCCGGTGTCTCGGTGATCAGGATGTCCCAAGATGAAGGTGCGCCGTGCAGTGCAGGCACTGGAACAGGCGCGCGGTGGGTTCTCCATCGCGGTCGAGCGTGCGTAGGAGGTCTTTGGTCTGTTCCGCGGACCAGCCGAGATCTCCGTGGTCGGCGCGGAACATCTCGACGGCGTCCGGGTACGGCTGGACATCGTTGTAGCCAGTCGGTCCGAGGAAGGCGGCGCTGTCGCGGCAGCGGATGGGCCAGGACTCCTGCTGGCAGCTGCGGAGCCCGGAGTCCGGTGGTTGAGCTCCTCGATGACATGTGGCGGCACGTTGTCAGGGACGTCGATCGCGTCGCGGAACTGGGCCGGCATGTCGCACCTGCAGTTCCTCGGAAGCTTGTGTGGCACGATCCGGTTGTGACCGAGCCGGACTGGCAGGTGCTCCTGGCGCGGATTGACGGCTTCGAGTTGCAGAAGCCGGTGGCGCCCGATGAGCTCACGCGCGCCGAGGCGTCGCTGGGCACGGCCCTACCCGCCGCTCTGCGCGCGTTGTACCTGGCCACCGATGGTGTCTATGACAAGCTCGGGCAGTGGTTCGTCATCTGGCCGCTTGCCGACCTGGTCGAACGCAACAGCAATCGGCGGATCCTCAAGGAAAGCGCACCTCGCCGACGACTGATCGGCTTCGGCGACGACGGCACCGGCCACCCGTTCTGCGTCCCGCGTGACGGCAGAATCGGTGTGTTCCTCTGGTCCCCGATCCTGCAGGAAGCCGACCGGCTGGCCCACACTATCGAAGAGTTCTGGGCGGGTTGGACCGCGCCCTGAGCAACGCCGGTGGGCCCCGTTGCGCGGGACTGCCCCGCGTCAAGACCTTCCCGGCGACGCGTTCACATGCCGACGAGAGTGCGCTCGGAGGTGTCAGAATACTTTTTGCGCCACACACTTGCAATCTATGCGTATCATAGGTGTACTTCGGCCGCCAATAACTACCCGCAAAGGGTTCACATGTCAGCACAGCGGAAGTTCTTCAAAAGCTTATACTTCGGCGATGCTTCCGCCGAGGCTGAAGCCGAAAAATGGCCTAACCTTTTCCTTGCTGGCTTCCTCGACGTCAATGATGTAGCAAAGGGAATACTCGCTGGCGATCATTTCCTACTCATCGGACCCAAGGGTGTGGGAAAATCCAGCTACGCCGAATTTTTGCACCTAAGCATTAAAGATCCTTACCGGAGATTTGTGAATAGGGAAGATCTTGGCGAACTGAGGGGCGCGCTGAAGACCGACCTCAGCCTTTCCGAATCTGGCGCCGAATTGAACGAGCTGGCCTGGTCCACCTGGATCTGGTGCCGCCTATTCGACAGCCTAATGGGTGACCAATCATGCTCTCTCCAAGGGGAGCCTGAAACTATCGCGCTATACGGGGATCTGAAAAAATCCGGGATCGCAACAGGCGACTATCGGGCTGTAATCCAGGAGGTTCGAAAAAAACGGCATAAATTCACCGTTCCGAAGATTTACGAAGTTGGAATTGAGTCGGACGGTACCCATCGAGTTAACATTGGTCAACTCCGGGATCTATTAGCAAATATTGTCACTAGCGCGGAAACTCCAAATGACCATGTTCTGGCACTTGACGGGCTAGACAGCGCGGAGATTGGCACCCCTTCGTACTGGAAGCAGCTCGGTGCTCTCCTAAGGGCAACAACAGCGGTTCATAGGCGGATCCGTAGCGCGCGGGCCACCGTGCGAGTCTGTCTACTCTGCCGCAGCGACGTATTTCTCAAGATCCCGATTCCCGACTCAAATAAGATTCGGCAGTCTTGGGGCGTAGACCTGAAATGGGAGTATGGACTTGAAACTCCAGAGGACTCCCCACTTTGGGACATGCTGGAGAAGAAAGCTTCAGCGCGTGGAACAAAGACGGCTGATTTACTCGAAACCTACTTCCCGAAATACATGATTGTGGGCCAGCGGACGGCGCCAAAAAATATCCGGATGGCGAAGTACCTGCTCGATCTGACGCGCTCAACGCCACGCGATATTGTAATGCTGATGAAGTTCATTCAGGGTGAGATTTATCCGGAGCAAGAACTTAACGTGGAACGGGTACGCGCAGGGGTAAACTCCTACTGCAAGAACTACTTCGCCAACGAGATCGTCAACGAGCTTGTCGGGATGACGGACGCGTCGATGGCCGAACGAATTCTGGGTGCGATGACACGACTACCGTCCCGCCGGTTCACTCGGGAGCAATTTATCGGGCTATTCTCCGGAGAATCGAGCATAACTCAGGCGATCATGGATGGCACTCTTCAGCAACTCTATTTGGCAGGCGCCATAGCAAACTTTAGCCAAAGTGGCGCCGGGGAAGAGTACGTCAAGTTTTACCACCGCAGGTCGTACGCGGAACTGGATCTGCAAGGGCCATTCCTGCTTCATAATGCACTCACGTACGGCCTAAATGTGCGGTGGAGCCCGGCTCCGTAGAAAAAGGTGCTCACATGCCGCGATCCGGGAGTCTAGAGAAGGCTGCCTGGCTTATTGATCACCGCGACCCAAGGGCACTGGACGTGTAGAGGCTCTAGCCACCTCCAGCGCTACAAGCCAGACGCCATCGCTGGCCGACCGATAGACGACTGCCTCGGCCTCCACGACTGCGGCGCCAAGGCTCTTGAGGGCGGCCTTAGCGGTAGCGGGCAACCGCACCGGGAGCTCGGCCGGAAGGCGCAGCCATTCGCCAGCGGCAGTCGGCCATTCGAAGCTGTAGCGGTCGGCCGCCCGGGCCAGGTACCCGGCAAGTCGGTCGTGCAGCAGCCACACTGCAAGGCGTTGACTGTGTGGCAGGGCAGCGAGGCGGTATACGTCGGAGAGCATCTCGCCGAGGGTCATCGTGTCGGCAGCGCCGACTTCCGATGCCGGGTCGCGGGGGAACTTGAACTCGATCGCG contains:
- a CDS encoding SMI1/KNR4 family protein; this encodes MTEPDWQVLLARIDGFELQKPVAPDELTRAEASLGTALPAALRALYLATDGVYDKLGQWFVIWPLADLVERNSNRRILKESAPRRRLIGFGDDGTGHPFCVPRDGRIGVFLWSPILQEADRLAHTIEEFWAGWTAP
- a CDS encoding P-loop ATPase, Sll1717 family encodes the protein MSAQRKFFKSLYFGDASAEAEAEKWPNLFLAGFLDVNDVAKGILAGDHFLLIGPKGVGKSSYAEFLHLSIKDPYRRFVNREDLGELRGALKTDLSLSESGAELNELAWSTWIWCRLFDSLMGDQSCSLQGEPETIALYGDLKKSGIATGDYRAVIQEVRKKRHKFTVPKIYEVGIESDGTHRVNIGQLRDLLANIVTSAETPNDHVLALDGLDSAEIGTPSYWKQLGALLRATTAVHRRIRSARATVRVCLLCRSDVFLKIPIPDSNKIRQSWGVDLKWEYGLETPEDSPLWDMLEKKASARGTKTADLLETYFPKYMIVGQRTAPKNIRMAKYLLDLTRSTPRDIVMLMKFIQGEIYPEQELNVERVRAGVNSYCKNYFANEIVNELVGMTDASMAERILGAMTRLPSRRFTREQFIGLFSGESSITQAIMDGTLQQLYLAGAIANFSQSGAGEEYVKFYHRRSYAELDLQGPFLLHNALTYGLNVRWSPAP